The DNA region ccagtattctattcatccgagtgccgccaagatgtatcaggacttgaggcaacattattggtggatgaggatgaaaaaggatatagttgcacatgtagctcggtgtctgaattgtcagcaagtaaagtacgagcatcagaggcctggtggtttgcttcagaggctggagattcctgagtggaagtgggagcgtattattATGGATTTTGCtattgggctcccatggactcagaagaagttcgacgcggtatgggtcattatggacaggttaaccaaattagcacatttcatttcagtggcagttacctattcttcagagcggttagcagagatctacatccgcgagatcgttcgtcttcatggtgtgccaatgtccatcatttctgatcgaggtacgcagttcacctcgcacttctggagggtcgtacaacgtgagttaggcatgcgggttgagttgagtataacatttcacccccagacgggatggacagtccgagcgcactatttagatattggaggatatgcttcgcgcttgtgttatggattttagggattcttgggatcagttcttaccgcttattgagtttgcctacaacaacaactaccagtcgagcattcagatggctccctatgaggcattatacgggagatggtgtcgttcgccagttggatggttcaagccgggagaggctcggttgttaggtaccgatttggttcaggatgccttggaaaaggtcaagattattcaagatcgacttcgcacagttcagtctaggcagaagagttatgccgaacgtagagttcgtgatgttgcattcatagtgggagagagggtattgcttcgggtttcacccatggagggtgtgatgaggttcggaaagaagaaaaagttgagccctaggtatatcagaccctttgagattcttgagagagtgggtgaggtggcctacaggctCGCATTTCCACCTAGTTTATCGGTAGtgcatccggtgttccatgtgtccatgctccggaagtatcacggtgatccgtcccatgtgttagatttcagctcagtccaattggacaaagattttgacttatgaggaggagccggtggctattctagcccgccAGGTCCGGCAGTTGatgtctaagagttatccttcagttcgagtgtagttGAGAGGTCATCCGATCGAGGCAGCCACGTGGGAGTCTGAGTCGGATATGCGAGTAGATATccataccttttcaccagtccagatacctttctatgtccattcgaggacggacatttattttagaggtggagaatgtgatgacccaataggtcaATTTCAGTTTTAGCCTTCATTTTTGTGTTTCGAGACTTCAGATAGCTCTGTTCAGccttcctcgatttacgtgcgcagtccgtgtctctttccgaaaaaattttatgtgaaaatttgatgaaaatgtgaaattttgccttaaaactcatttgagttgactacggtcaacgttttgtgtaaacggacccgaattagtattttgacggtcccggttaGAGGTGTCAATGGTTTGGTTCGGTTCGgccagttattttataaaatttataccataccaattttttggttattcaataatgtataaccaaaattagacttttcgaaaccgtcccaatcatgtcggtttctcttcggtatcggtacgattcggttaattttcggtactTGTTTTGAATatcatgtaaaagtcactagtagaagtagaatgcaataacatatatacttttataggacttagcaaaactgcCTAGATATCTTTACTGTTTAAAGAGTGATGAattataaaaacataaaagatggctagagtatagatccatcaactattctacaacagtgtaaaagaaactaagcaaagacaaaaaaagatataaatcacacgagtgaaaaGAATTGGGATTTTGGGTTTAGTTACTTGTTGACTTGTAACaactttcataattccaaggccaaacaaaaaaatttaatgctttattatttttaaacttaatatatatgTTTTTATAATTCCAAAACTCGaggaaaaatttaatattttattattttaaaacttaatatataaatatattttttacatgtaaatttattcggtacggttcggtatttttttggtttatttttataaaataaaaaacctaccctaattattggtacggttatatatttatataaaaacctacggttttattaaaaaaaacctaaaaatcagTTCGGTACGGTACGATTctgtcggtttagtcggtttttaaatattcatTGACACCCTTAGTCCCGGTGGGttcgtatcataatttgggacttggcATATACCCGGAATTGAAtccggaagtccctaacttgatttaacgtaatttgttgaaaactagtaatttgaaggctaaaagaattcctaagtttgaccgtaggttgactttgttgctaccggaTTCGGATTTCAATTCCGGAACTTATTATAGGTTCATTTCAGTATTTataacttgtttgcaaaatttagtacaaacggagttgatttgacgtgattcggacgtccggttgtaaagttgcatgttcttgagtttctttgaaaatatcattcattttgatgtccgattcatagttctaggtgttattttggtattttgatcgtgcgagctagttcgtatgatgttgttacacttgtgtgcatgtttgatttggagcctgaggggctcgagtgagtttcggataggctacagagtgatttttgaacttagaaaaatgctgGTGCACCAtgtctgcagatctcgcatttgcaagaacctgttcgcaaatgcgagcctcacaAATGCAAGGTCAGGCTCGCATGTGCGATGTTGGTGGGGGATGGGTCAGCTTTTGCGAAGTTAAGTCCGCAGATGCGATGGTGGGCAAGTTTGCATTTGCAAACTTTtgtgtcgcatttgtgactaAAGGAAAACTGGAGCAGACTCGCATTTGCAAAttaattgttcgcatttgcgaacagccCTGGTTCGCTTTTGCGATAACTTCATTGCATTTGCGAGGAAAGCAGGCTCAGTGActttttcgcttttgcgaagagtTGATCGCTTTTGCGATAACTGCAGCTGTGTAAAAGAGGGGGGAAACGAGATTTAGCTCATTTATCAcaaactctcaaccctaaacaccctagaggcaATTTCCTAAGAGGATTTTCTTCCCAAAAAAGTTTgtaagcaactttaatctatttcttCTCAATTACCCATTACTTTCCAAGTATTTTCAATATTAAATCTAAGATGTttttggtagaaattagggatttgggtagaattgggatttagacctcaaattgaggtcggatttcaaaactaatcacataatagGGGTGAATGCGTAATCAGATTTTGATCctaatctcgggttttgaccaagcaagcatggagttgacttttattgactttttgggaagagtgcaaagatcttaactttatgtattaTAATTGTTTTTCCTaacattgtttgttgatattaagtcgattttggttagatttgcttggtttggaggtgaattttagaggaaagACCCTGGTTtagctttgatttgattgcggagcgagataagtattgggtctaacctttatttgaggaaattaggaacccttgaactataTGTTATGCGAATTACATATGTAAtggcatatatgcgaggtgacgagtatatatacgcCGTCAAAGTAATTGTTTCCATGCTTTGTCGTATTTTATTAATTATCTTCTTCTATCTattaactgttacatgctttaattgctttctATGCCGTAACTTGTTACTTGTCATCTATTTACTCTTGTATTGAAATGTTTATTTCTTCCATGATTCCATGATTAATTTATACTTGCCTTAATTATCTTACTTGTATACTTTAACTCATATATTTGGCTTGCCTTATTACTTTGTGTTAATTGTAGCATTCCTTGATTTGGTACGGGGTTCCTTATTGCTTTGCTTTCATATACTTTAATCGTAGAGATTCTCGTGAATTAAgttgttgaattaattatatttattaattttgtttatggatcgggttgtacgccacaacatGTGGAATAAaagaggattgatattgatatggtgggatcgggttgcacgccacaacggattttatatgtgatttttatatggtgaaataaggaagGATTATGATAGagattctgattatatggtgggatcgggttgcgtgccgcaacagattttatatgttattcttgatattgatatggtgaaataagggaggattttgtTTGTAcagtgggatcaggttgcgcgccgcaatggattgtatgtgttgtattcattgttgtattgtgttagcTTCCAGTATTTTCATATTATATTCTAAGGAATGATATTTCCGGATTCActgatttcgaggattgagttattttcattagtttactACTTCGCCGTTATTCCGATTTTCTTtcctattattatttttatactgcgtacaagttattgtaagtgacccaccttagcctcatcactacttcgtcgaggttaacctcgacacttacagagtacatgggatcggttgtactcatactacactctgcacttcttgtacataTTTTGGAGTCGCTCTTAGCGacggtcagtagattgctcggattgattgcttgacggagacttgaggtacaactgcatggcgtccgcaaccctgaAGTCCTCTTTCATACCACTCTAGTTGTTTACTGTATTTCAGACGGTTTTGCTTTCattcagacttttatttgtagtactttagtcgctcgtacacttgtgacaccagttctggaatTGTATCtagatattgttgttattttggtTAATATGAATTAGGTATTAATGCAAATACAATCtcttattttggattttgattgttGCTGTTTGAAAACTAATTCAAATTTGTAGTAGGAAACCTTAATTGTTTAGGATTTGATATTTGctagtttatttaattcatgtctaaatAGAATTTGTAGTCAGAATTATATAGGAATAGGTCTTCATATTTCTAGTTAAAATAGGATTCGTACAACTATAAATATGAGTATTACTAGCTTATTTTGTGGGTCGAGaagtagaaagaaaaaataaagatttgTGGAGAACTGAAGAGTGCATTAGAGatttataatataatatttttctttcacattggtatcagagcttctaCGATCATGAGAGAGAATCAAGTAGCTTCTGTTGTCGAGGGGCGCCGCTGGCCAATGTGTTCCGCCCACCTAGCCAAAAATTATATCGGCAAATACCTGGCCAATGATTATATTGGAAAAAGTTGAGCCAATGATACATACATGAAAACAATAATCATGCTGAGAAGAATTACCAAAAATAAATTACAAGCTTAAAGAGGTGCAAGAAAATATGGCACAAGAGGAAGAAGCTCTTCTAAAAGTTGGAGAGAAACAAATCAAAAAATTGGGTGTTGGAAAGATGTACTCCAACAAATTAAAGGTTGAAGAGAagtgcttcaacaaaattggATGGTGGTGACAAAGTGCATTAATGTGAGTTGAAGACAGGTACTTCAACAAAATTGggtgttggtgacaaagtgcatcaatgGTAGTTGAAGACAAGTGCTTCAACAAAATTATATGTTGGTGACAAAGTGTATCAAACGTTAGCTGAAGACATGTGCTTCAACAAAATTGATTGTTGGTGACAAAATGCACCAATGAGAGTTGGAGATAAGTacttcaacaaaaataaaaattggagaGAAGTGctccaacacaacaacaacaacaaaaaagtaaGATGTATACAACTTTGAATTACGAGAGAATATTagaaaactaattcaaagttataGTAGAAAATCTTAATTGTTTAGGATTTGATATTTGctagtttatttaattcatgtctaaatAGGATTTGTAGTCATAATTATATAGGAATAAGTCTTTCTACTTTTAGTTAAAATAGGCTTTGTACTCTTATAAATAATGGTATTGCTAGTTTATTTTAAGTGTGCAAATGGGTAGAGATTTGTGAGGAGAATTATAGAGATCATTCGAggtttataaaattattttccttCGGTTGCTTCATGAAATTTTGGTAAATATTACGACTTGGCCTTGTAACATATTTATTGTAAAAATACGCTAAAGTTATTGCCTTTTGTTTGAAATCTTCTCTCAATTACTGACTATGAGATGGAGTATCATAAGTTCAATCTGATAGCCTTTGTGTTTACATGGGTTGATATACTGAAACAAATCAAATAACAACCAAACCAGTTTGCTATATTGATTCACGAAATAGAACTGCAAACAACTAAAATTCAGTAAAAGGACAGCTGAAAGATAAGAGAGAGGGATGAGAAAACAAAATACACCATAGAAGAAGGGGACGAGAAGTACAACTCAGAGAAAGGGATGAGGGAATACAACCACTTCATAATAGTTGGCATAAAACTTTATTTCTAACCCCTAGTCCTTTAGCAATTGTTAATTGGGCTTGGATTCCAAAAGGTTTCATTCACCAACCGAATCCGGCCTGGATCACAACACATACATTATTCAATATTTGGTCTCTCGTGATAAGTCAACATTGGTAGACACATAACTAAATTGACATTTAAGACTTATCTCGATTCTTATTGTCCCACTTCTCCTTTTCCTATTGTCTTATATAGAAGTGAATCTAGACATGACacttaatttaattaattataatacaCTTCATTTATAAAAATATAGTTAGAATGAATATTTTATACTCGTAGTAATACTACTATCCTAGTCTGCATATGATATCATAcgtgtattttttaaattaatattgtgcaaaacaaacaaaaagCTCAGTTTCAGGATCCAgagtatatattaaaaataattgttCCTCATAGTAACAACCAATCAAATATTTTCTAAAGAATATTTATAAAGTTTGATCAATTATGTCATTTTCATAACCATCAAGTTACGTCATTTTCCAATTAGAACATTGCCTTTCCTTAAAGTTGCACTTCATATATATTCCTACTCTTAGCATAGTTAAAAGTAGAATAAAAGAACCTAACTGCAGAGTGTTAAAAAGGTCCCGTAatcaaactcttttctttttccttcccaAATCTCGTCTACAAAGCCAATTTTCAACTTATGCCTTTACccctttcatttttatatttttatcccCCCATTCCAAATTGGTGATATTTTGATTTTGCCAATCCAATTCAACGCACACGATcgttgaaatggagggagtactaAATATTAGGAGgcaaatattaaaatgagaatacTTTAGTTAACCATAATTAAGTGATAAATAAAAATCTATGCAATAAATCTCTTCATACAATTTATTTGCCATATTTTTCAATTTGAGATACGGCAAAATGTTCGATACCATTCTATTTTGTAAAACTTTCATACACTTACACGAATTCAAGTAAAAATTAATTTTGATTTAAATGTTAATGTGTTATTCTTCTGGCAAACTAACTTttaaattattactattatttttaatttttttgtcacCACAACTAATATAAGACATATAtaaaaatctatatctatatctacatctatatctatatctatatttatactatattaaaagcacgaaggcccttagtgaAATATCGTTCACTTTTTTTATCCCTTAAATATAGATTTCACATTGAATAAAATCGTCATTTAAATtttctcctaatatttaggagttttagATTAGCTAAATTTAATGCATTAAATTAAATCATTTTCTTATTGAATTAGGTAAGAAGTGctaatatttaaaactttaaaatcaattaaaaatttACCTTATATTGTATAAAcaggaagaaaaaaaatatagcatATTGGCAACTTAGGAGGATTCTATCGGTTCTGAGGATTGATGGCGAACAAAGAAAGAATTGGAGGTCTTCAAGCATGTCTTAATTCAACTATGATTTTACCAACTTTTGTAATGGAACGCAGTTGAAGGACTCTTTTTGCTTgttattaatttctttttaggcaaaatacataaggtACCCCTCAACTATGGACCAAATTACTATTACACATTTTTTGCGAAAAAAAATTAccttacacactcaacctttctAAAATGTAGCTAAGACACACCACTTTTTTCTTGACCAATTTTTCAAAACATGTGTAATATCACACACCAATAATATTATACCACGTGTCATTAATTTTTTAagcataaaataatttaaaattacaaatatACCCCTCAACCTTCCCTTTCAATCTCTCTCTTCTCTGCCTCATCTCCATTGGCGCCGACCACcataaaaaaattacaattatCACCTTCCAATTACAAACCAAAATTAGATACCCAAGCAGATTAATCCCAAGTTTTGGAGTCGAAATTCGAATCTAACACAAAAATTATGACCCCAAACTCCAAACACCATTAAAGAAAGACGTTGTCGGAGTTTTTATCAATTTTAACTTTTCTCTAAATTCTCTTAATGAATGTTAACCGTGTAAGAGATCATTTCACAACAAAGATCTTTCATAACATATCAAGCAGAGAAAGGTCTCATGTATTTCCTAAAATAGAGCAGATGACATTATTTTGCTCAACCTGACGAGAGGTCAAAGAAAACGATCCTAATATACtcttcaaaataaacaatcaaaatcATATCTACATGATTTTCTTAGTTATAGAGTCCACTTaattttctttatcaatttcttccaaatccctttacattattatttttcttaaaattattgAGAGAGCAGATGGAAAAAAAGTGTGTGGAAGAAGACGGAAATGGGGAAGGGGGAGTTTCAGTGGACTAACACAAAGGGAAGGGGCTCTTGATAAGATAAATTGGGGAAAGGATGGGGTCTAAGGAACCAAATAatgtttaaaaaaagaaaatattaaaagttTGACACATGTCATTTAAATAATGATTGGGACAGAAAATTCACAGTTTTACGCGCTTACATTTTTTTTGTCAACAAACACATATGACGTAACAAAAGTGGTGTATCTTAGTTGCACTTTAGAAAGGTTGAGTGCGTAAATTAATTTTCATCCGTAAAAAGTGTATAAAAggaatttgatccataatttagggggtaacttatgtattttgccttctTTTTATGAAGTTTTTTGTTAACAGGACTATACACACgatgaaagaacaaaaagaaaaaggtttataTGTGAACCAATTATCCTCAAGTCAGGTCCGTTTTATTTTTAGTGTAGCTTTTTaatctaaaattaaataattatctttcacaatttttcttaaatatttttcggacaGAGAGAATTGGATGAAGCtgatataaaattttaaaagtatGTTTTATACAACGTACAGTCGTACACATACATGGCTACAAAGAAATTATGAAAttcatttttagtttttattatttGGCCGTTTTTAGCACGCTTTATggaattaaaatataaatataacaaaataaagcaTTGATAAAAATTTAGAGAAAAATAcacgaaaattattttttgtaatttttttctcataaatatataaaaatataaaatgagaaCTGATTATAAACACATAAAAAAACTAAAACACTACATCCGTGAGTTGAAAGaataaattctaattttaattttaacatGAATTCTATATTTTCACTCCTTGGGATAGTATTAACGCAATAGCTGGATTCTACTTTTGCAGTAGTGTGTTATTCTTTGCTAATTCGTCATTAACAATTCCTATAGTATTTCttattgattaaaaaaataaaataacatgtaTTTTACTtgcgaaaaaaaaagaagaggacgTCTTATGTTAGTTAAGTTAGGagtgcttatcgggcggattagACGGATAATTATACTTAACGGTTCGATTTAAcggttatcggattataaatatagtaatccgCTAGTCATCCAATAAGACAACGGACGGATTGATATCGGATTAACAATTATCAGGCGGCttatcggctaaaccaaatagaaattttttgaacaatcattcaatcaataccaaacagtttcaaatcaataccaaatttttaataccATCTAAGATCTAACCAAACAGTATTTTTTAATTGAAGAGTCTTCAAGACAACTCATACTGTCATACACGTATTAACCAAATTTTTAATACCATCAAGACTACTCATACAAACATACACATATTAATCATTGGGATTTCGATTTTTCAACTTCTCAGTTCTCAATTCAAGAGAGAGACAAGACTGCCGACTTCTATGTCTCTATTAGCCGCAGACAATTGAGAATTAGaaaatagaaattagggatttagccatttaggatttcaatagtactttatatacataagggtaaaagtgtaaatataaaaaaatttaacgAGTTAatggtttacccgataagaaaattgagtaatccgcccccaaaccgttaattataaaatctcaatttgttcaccatccattaccccgataatccgataccaataaaTCAATAAGCCATCGATTCGATTCGGTTAACGATTTCGGTTCAGTTTTGAACAACCTTAAGTTAGGTGACCTTGTTTGTTTGTGTCtttcaatatttttttagaaaactcATATCTTCAAAGTTAAATGGTGTTATTGAAACTAAAAAGGATGCATGATAAAAATGTGAATTGAAGTAATGAAATTATAAAATTGGATTAAATTTTATGTCGAATATATTTACTAGGATGATTAAAgacttatataattttttttttattgagttAGCTAAATAAAATCAGTAATCATATTTATGAAGAACTTACAATTTTTTTACGTCAATCTTATAGTTcaagtaatataatatttatctaattttttaatattttgtatTCATAGAGATGGTATACACGTGTAAGGCGATAAGGtgagaagaaggaaaaagaaagaaaagaggacACATTCAAAATTAGAATAGAAAAAGCCCCTATGATATCTAAAATATGCCCACATTCATTTCCGAAACTCTTATTATTCTCTGTCTCCACTCTCCATTCTGTCCTTCCTTACAGCAGCCCCTTGATCCTCGCTCCTCGATGGAGCTCCCAATTTCTCTCTTTTCCCGCTATAAATACTCATCTCTCTCTTGAATTTTCCCTACCCAATTCACTCAAAATGCAGAGCACAGCAATCTCATTTTCTCCCTCAATTTCTCTCCCTTCAAAAAACCGTCACAATCTTCTTTCTCTTTCACCTTCTCGTCTCCCGCTTCGGTTCGGTTCGGCTAATGGCTTCAGTACTACAGCACCTCATAAACTCAACTCCGTTCGCTGCTCTTCTTCATCATCCAAGTTGAACGGAAGCGGATGGATTTCGGATCCTCTGCCGGTTCCAGAGCGCGATTCGGGTGGAGTGACGGTTCGGGTGACGTCGTCGGAGCCCGAAATCAGTGCCGGTGAGGAAGAGCCTCCAAAGTCTAAACCTCTGGCGGATACTTTGGTTCTCGGATCGCTATTCGGCCTTTGGTATATCTTTAATATATACTTCAACATTTATAACAAGCAGGTCTGTCTTTTTTTCCAGCACATGTGTTGATTTGTATTTTGTACTTTTAATTTGAATTACTTGTTTCTTCGTTAGTTGATGCATTAGTATTTTCTCTGAGTATATATGCATCTCTGTTTAATTTAACAAGGCATCTGAGTCTCATGAATAGGGGCCGCCCAAGAAGATTGGTGGCCTAAAGCCAGTTTTTAATTTGGGGCCTTTTAgaagggaaaaaaaaaattattataacaTCGATGATTTATTCCGATGTTCCTACACATAGAACAACACAATTTAGGCAATTATCGCACAATAACTCACTTAAACCAGCAAAATATAGAGCGAGTAATGTGCTAAAAGTCTAGAATTTTGGCCTAACATCAGTTGTTAATAGtttcttttataaataatttagtcTCTCCTAAGATATTGTTGATCTTAGATAATAGAACCAAATTCATATAGATACCTCACTAATGATGTCACtcgtaaaatttaaataatgaaaagtTTTATATTCGCGACAAGGGTTTAGGGGGAGTGATTCTCTTTCTGCATTTTTTGCTCAAACGGTTACATCACTACTAAATTAAAAGTTatcttaatttttttataaaatattttattttttattttaacatacCCAATATATTTAGACCCTACCTCTAAAGATTGTTGTGAGATGTATTTGATCCAACTTACCTTAATTAAATATATTGGGTTCGAGTCTTGTGGTTAAAAAAAATCATGTTAAAGCGTGTTCTCTGTTTTACTAGGCCTTACACGGTACGAATCTAAATTAGTCGGGATCTCAATACAAATAcgaatagaaaaacaaaagaaaaatttggGGCCCTCAAAATTTGGGGCCTAAAGCCTTTGCTTTAGTGGCTTGACCCTTGGGCCGCCCCTGCTCATGAATCACGTCAGAGTTTctgcaaaaaattgaaaaaatatatggAGAAACGTTGTCtaagttttttgattttttgggcgAATAAGtttctttttaaataaaaaacgTCATTTTCACTCACAACCCTTTTTAAGAAATTGCAACTATATGAACATTTTTCCTTTTGCATGGTAGAAGTTATTTTTCCTACAAAAGTTGTGCAAATGGTTCAGAATATAAACTTGAAATCTGTCACATATAAGCATTGTGTTCTCATTTGCAATGTTGGAGTACGTGATGTTCTAAAAACTTTAACTTTGAGTTATGTATTTTGTTTCTTGATTCATTGTTGAGCCTACATTTAGCTGTATTTTGCAACTTGATTGAGGTGATTTTGGATATACATGACTGCTGATTGGCTCTTGAGATATTGCAATGTGCATCAACGATGAAAATACTTGTTCTCTGCAGGTGCTGAAAACCTTCCATTACCCAGTTACAATAACTCTTGCGCAACTTGCTGTTGGCACTATCCTTGTTATTTTCATGTGGACGTCCAATCTGTACAAACGGCCAAAAATCAGTGGCGCACAGGTATCTTGAATGTGCTGGATTAACAATGTTTTGGTTTAAATCCAGATTATGTACAGAAGTTCTGGTTTAAACTTCCAATTGGCAGCTTGCTGCAATTTTGCCATTGGCAGTGGTGCATACCTTGGGAAACCTTTTCACCAACATGAGTCTTGGAAAAGTTTCTGTATCATTCACGCACACTATTAAGGCTATGGAGCCCTTCTTCTCAGTTGTCCTCTCTGCTATGTTTTTAGGGGAGGTATGCATTTTGATTGATTATCTGCTATTTATGTTTCTTTGCAATGGTGTTATATGCATATTGTGACATGAATGACGAAGAAAAGTagaattattttttattctttctttctgcTAGC from Nicotiana tabacum cultivar K326 chromosome 24, ASM71507v2, whole genome shotgun sequence includes:
- the LOC107813457 gene encoding triose phosphate/phosphate translocator, non-green plastid, chloroplastic-like (The RefSeq protein has 3 substitutions compared to this genomic sequence) encodes the protein MQSTAISFSPSISLPSKNRHNLLSLSPSRLPLRFGSANGFSTTAPHKLNSVRCSSSSSKLNGSGWISDPLPVPERDSGGVTVRVTSSEPEISAGEEEPPKSKPLADTLVLGSLFGLWYIFNIYFNIYNKQVLKTFHYPVTITLAQLAVGTILVIFMWTSNLYKRPKISGAQLAAILPLAVVHTLGNLFTNMSLGKVSVSFTHTIKAMEPFFSVVLSAMFLGEFPTLWVISSLVPIVGGVGLASLTEASFNWAGFWSAMACNLTNQSRNVLSKKFMVRKEESLDNITLFSIITIMSFILLAPFAFFMEGVKFTPAYLEASGLNVNQIYTRSLLAALCFHAYQQVSYMILERVSPVTHSVGNCVKRVVVIVTSVLFFRTPVSPINTIGTGVALAGVFLYSRVKGIKPKPKTA